A genomic segment from Labilithrix sp. encodes:
- a CDS encoding PQQ-binding-like beta-propeller repeat protein, with the protein MFSLAASGLAACSTDTGEEAAKDEAQQIASNVHVLSSKNDTARTGHNAQERILNTANVRSSMFGRIFSRPIDGQAYAQPLYASNVNGKNLVFVATEHNSVYAFDADDTRAEAPPVWHKNFGPSLPAADTGCGLLGPEIGITSTPVIDLASKTMWFTTRNKENGRPVHKLHALDIATGEPRASSPTVITAKARGNGDESVGGVITFNPLKQMQRPGLLKVGNEIVIGFASQCDIAPYHGWLLGYDATTLQQNRVHITTPNGGEGGIWNGGVGINADENGDIYFTAADAYDRSTTGPWNGEGNEADSIVRLHDTGTGWEKVTSFMPFDHRTVGPQDLSLGNGGGILIPGTKLYVAGDKRGVNFLVNRDNMGGTADNDSQIVQKWQGSRAGAWGGGAYYRTGPNTGIYYQWGRGDGLRGYLFDGEKFNTTAMVNTTTGTGYPGVTLSLSSDGNNPGTAIVWGVRGKRTSAGLAATTGLAALEAYDALDVTKKLYSSDEVASDQLGQGTKFAPPTIANGKVFVGTSSNQLVVYGLRNGAGPVTPPPVTEDAGPGPGPGPGPVTDAGPAPSDAPTWDEIYSKILGPGTPGHCSGTGGCHTQLKGGFKCGTNKDDCYAGLVAARLINPASPATSTLINENESPLAWFGGGMPIDNPVPNDAAKEQLTAWVLAGAKKD; encoded by the coding sequence TTGTTCTCTCTCGCAGCCTCGGGCCTCGCGGCCTGCTCGACCGATACGGGGGAGGAGGCGGCGAAGGACGAGGCGCAGCAGATCGCCTCCAACGTGCACGTGCTCTCGTCGAAGAACGACACGGCGCGCACCGGTCACAACGCGCAGGAGCGCATCCTCAACACCGCCAACGTGCGGTCGTCGATGTTCGGCCGCATCTTCAGCCGCCCGATCGACGGGCAGGCGTATGCGCAGCCGCTCTACGCGAGCAACGTCAACGGCAAGAACCTCGTCTTCGTCGCGACGGAGCACAACTCGGTCTACGCGTTCGACGCGGACGACACGCGCGCGGAGGCGCCGCCGGTCTGGCACAAGAACTTCGGTCCGTCCCTCCCCGCGGCGGACACCGGCTGCGGCCTCCTCGGTCCCGAGATCGGCATCACCTCCACGCCCGTCATCGACCTGGCGTCGAAGACGATGTGGTTCACGACGCGGAACAAGGAGAACGGCCGCCCCGTCCACAAGCTCCACGCGCTCGACATCGCGACCGGCGAACCGCGCGCGAGCTCGCCGACGGTCATCACGGCGAAGGCGCGCGGCAACGGCGACGAGTCGGTCGGCGGCGTCATCACGTTCAACCCGCTGAAGCAGATGCAGCGCCCCGGCCTCCTCAAGGTCGGCAACGAGATCGTGATCGGCTTCGCGTCGCAGTGTGACATCGCCCCGTACCACGGCTGGCTCCTCGGCTACGACGCGACGACGCTCCAGCAGAACCGCGTCCACATCACGACGCCGAACGGCGGCGAGGGCGGCATCTGGAACGGCGGCGTCGGCATCAACGCGGACGAGAACGGCGACATCTACTTCACCGCCGCCGACGCGTACGACCGCTCGACGACGGGCCCCTGGAACGGCGAGGGCAACGAGGCGGACAGCATCGTTCGCCTCCACGACACCGGCACGGGCTGGGAGAAGGTCACGAGCTTCATGCCGTTCGACCACCGCACGGTCGGCCCGCAGGACCTCTCGCTCGGCAACGGCGGCGGCATCCTGATCCCGGGGACGAAGCTCTACGTCGCGGGCGACAAGCGCGGCGTGAACTTCCTCGTGAACCGCGACAACATGGGCGGCACCGCGGACAACGACTCGCAGATCGTCCAGAAGTGGCAGGGCTCGCGCGCCGGCGCGTGGGGCGGCGGCGCGTACTACCGCACCGGGCCGAACACGGGCATCTACTACCAGTGGGGCCGCGGCGACGGCCTCCGCGGCTACCTCTTCGACGGCGAGAAGTTCAACACGACCGCGATGGTCAACACGACCACGGGCACCGGTTACCCGGGCGTCACGCTCTCGCTCTCGTCCGACGGCAACAACCCCGGCACCGCGATCGTGTGGGGCGTCCGCGGCAAGCGCACGAGCGCGGGCCTCGCGGCCACCACCGGCCTCGCGGCGCTCGAGGCGTACGACGCGCTCGACGTGACGAAGAAGCTCTACTCCTCCGACGAGGTCGCGAGCGACCAGCTCGGCCAGGGCACGAAGTTCGCCCCGCCGACGATCGCGAACGGCAAGGTCTTCGTCGGCACCTCGTCGAACCAGCTCGTCGTGTACGGCCTCCGCAACGGCGCCGGCCCGGTCACGCCGCCGCCGGTCACGGAGGACGCGGGCCCCGGCCCGGGTCCGGGCCCCGGTCCCGTCACCGACGCGGGCCCCGCGCCGAGCGACGCGCCGACGTGGGACGAGATCTACTCGAAGATCCTCGGCCCGGGCACGCCCGGCCACTGCTCCGGCACCGGCGGCTGCCACACGCAGCTCAAGGGCGGCTTCAAGTGCGGCACGAACAAGGATGATTGCTACGCCGGCCTCGTCGCGGCGCGCCTCATCAACCCGGCGAGCCCGGCGACCTCGACGCTCATCAACGAGAACGAGTCTCCCCTCGCCTGGTTCGGCGGCGGCATGCCCATCGACAACC
- a CDS encoding LysR family transcriptional regulator, whose protein sequence is MQDWEQVRLFLAVTRGGSLAGAAARLGVDVSTVSRRLDRLEEEVGAPVFDRTRDGTTPTSLGEQLLAAAERMELAAIEFGAEGAKVETEVEGVVRITVPPGIADAFVAPRLARLHARHPRLVIELDASVGYADLTRREADIAIRALRPTGGDLVVTKLVTARAAPLASVAYARKLGPLRRFEDARWITWDRDLAHLPDGAWLRRHGAAAPIVLRTSHFASQLAAARAGLGIVLAAEPFARDGLVAVKPGRALKEAWADLPSGSLWLVGHRALRHVPRVAAAWSFVLETFGAG, encoded by the coding sequence ATGCAAGACTGGGAGCAGGTGCGCCTCTTCCTCGCGGTGACGCGCGGTGGATCCCTCGCCGGCGCCGCGGCGCGCCTGGGCGTCGACGTGTCGACCGTGAGCCGGCGGCTCGATCGCCTCGAGGAAGAGGTCGGCGCGCCCGTCTTCGATCGCACGCGCGACGGGACCACGCCGACGTCGCTCGGCGAGCAGCTCCTCGCCGCGGCGGAGCGAATGGAGCTCGCCGCGATCGAGTTCGGGGCGGAGGGGGCGAAGGTGGAGACCGAGGTGGAGGGCGTCGTCCGCATCACGGTGCCGCCGGGTATCGCGGACGCGTTCGTCGCGCCGAGGCTCGCGCGGCTCCACGCGCGTCACCCGCGCCTCGTGATCGAGCTCGACGCGTCGGTGGGGTACGCCGACCTCACGCGGCGCGAGGCCGACATCGCGATCCGCGCGCTGCGGCCGACCGGCGGCGACCTCGTCGTGACGAAGCTCGTGACCGCGCGCGCGGCGCCGCTCGCGTCCGTCGCGTACGCGCGGAAGCTCGGTCCGCTGCGGCGCTTCGAGGACGCGCGGTGGATCACGTGGGACCGTGACCTCGCGCACCTGCCGGACGGCGCGTGGTTGCGGAGGCACGGAGCCGCGGCGCCGATCGTGCTCCGCACGAGCCACTTCGCGAGCCAGCTCGCCGCGGCGCGCGCGGGGCTCGGGATCGTCCTCGCGGCGGAGCCGTTCGCGCGCGACGGGCTCGTCGCGGTGAAGCCGGGGCGCGCGCTGAAGGAGGCGTGGGCCGACCTCCCCTCCGGCTCGCTCTGGCTCGTCGGCCATCGCGCGCTGCGTCATGTCCCGCGGGTCGCGGCGGCCTGGAGCTTCGTCCTCGAGACCTTCGGAGCAGGCTGA
- a CDS encoding NAD(P)H-binding protein — MNTSELHVVLGAGQVGPRVAQLLLAAGHRVRVVRQSATPPRVRGVEAVTADVRDPDAVARATAGASVVYSCVNPPYDRWPELLLPMVRGVLGGVARSGARLVALDNLYMYGDTARMHEGSPLTPRSKKGRLRAEAGTLLLDAGAVVARAADFFGPDTPQSILGEHFFSRVLAGRSAQLFGDPDQPHSYSYTPDVARGLVALGAKADARGVYMLPVQPAESTRAVVARFGRDIPISTIPTWLLRVAGVVAPTMRELAEMTYQWEQPFVLDDAKIRREHGLEPTPWDEAVATTLAWAETRWPAKAKGSSRRLRSAEASSTAR; from the coding sequence ATGAACACCAGCGAGCTCCACGTCGTCCTCGGCGCGGGTCAGGTCGGACCCCGCGTCGCGCAGCTCCTCCTCGCCGCCGGTCACCGCGTCCGCGTCGTCCGCCAGAGCGCGACGCCCCCGCGCGTGCGCGGCGTCGAGGCGGTCACCGCCGACGTGCGCGATCCCGACGCCGTCGCGCGCGCTACCGCCGGCGCGTCCGTCGTGTATTCGTGCGTGAACCCGCCCTACGATCGCTGGCCGGAGCTGCTCCTGCCGATGGTCCGCGGCGTCCTCGGCGGCGTCGCGCGCTCGGGCGCACGGCTCGTCGCGCTCGACAACCTCTACATGTACGGGGACACCGCGCGCATGCACGAGGGCTCGCCGCTCACGCCGCGCTCGAAGAAGGGCCGCCTCCGCGCGGAGGCGGGGACGCTCCTCCTCGACGCCGGCGCCGTCGTCGCGCGCGCGGCCGACTTCTTCGGCCCCGACACGCCGCAGTCGATCCTCGGCGAGCACTTCTTCTCGCGCGTCCTCGCCGGTCGCTCCGCGCAGCTCTTCGGCGATCCGGATCAGCCGCACTCGTACTCGTACACGCCGGACGTCGCGCGCGGCCTCGTCGCGCTCGGGGCGAAGGCCGACGCACGAGGCGTCTACATGCTGCCGGTGCAGCCGGCGGAGAGCACGCGCGCCGTCGTCGCGCGCTTCGGCCGCGACATCCCCATCTCCACGATCCCGACCTGGCTCCTCCGCGTCGCCGGCGTCGTCGCGCCGACGATGCGCGAGCTCGCGGAGATGACCTACCAGTGGGAGCAGCCGTTCGTCCTCGACGACGCGAAGATCCGGCGCGAGCACGGCCTCGAGCCGACGCCGTGGGACGAGGCGGTGGCGACGACGCTCGCGTGGGCCGAGACGCGCTGGCCCGCGAAAGCTAAAGGATCATCGCGACGTCTTCGCTCAGCCGAAGCTTCTTCGACCGCGCGGTGA
- the map gene encoding type I methionyl aminopeptidase: protein MAIEIKSAKEIEAMRVAGRMAAETLVMIGEKLRAGMTTDDINTLVHEDTVRRGARPAPLNYRGFPKSVCTSINDVVCHGIPDGQQLKNGDIINVDITTFHDGFHGDTSATFYIGTPSPDARKVVEVARRSLELGIAEVKDGARLGDIGAAIQEYVESQGCSVVRDFVGHGIGRRFHEDPQVKHYGKRGSGERIKAGMIFTIEPMVNLGRYEVVIDPVDNWTVTTADGSLSAQFEHTCLVTKTGVEILTARSKKLRLSEDVAMIL, encoded by the coding sequence GTGGCGATCGAGATCAAGAGCGCGAAGGAGATCGAGGCGATGCGCGTCGCGGGCCGGATGGCGGCCGAGACGCTCGTGATGATCGGCGAGAAGCTCCGCGCCGGCATGACGACGGACGACATCAACACGCTCGTCCACGAGGACACGGTGCGCCGCGGCGCGCGCCCTGCCCCGCTCAACTACCGCGGCTTCCCGAAGAGCGTGTGCACGTCGATCAACGACGTCGTCTGCCACGGCATCCCGGACGGGCAGCAGCTCAAGAACGGGGACATCATCAACGTCGACATCACGACGTTCCACGACGGCTTCCACGGCGACACGTCGGCGACGTTCTACATCGGCACGCCGAGCCCCGACGCGCGCAAGGTGGTGGAGGTCGCGCGGCGCTCGCTCGAGCTCGGCATCGCGGAGGTCAAGGACGGCGCGCGCCTCGGCGACATCGGCGCGGCGATCCAGGAGTACGTCGAGTCGCAGGGCTGCAGCGTGGTGCGCGACTTCGTGGGGCACGGCATCGGCCGCCGCTTCCACGAGGATCCGCAGGTGAAGCACTACGGCAAGCGCGGCTCCGGCGAGCGCATCAAGGCGGGGATGATCTTCACGATCGAGCCGATGGTGAACCTGGGTCGCTACGAGGTGGTCATCGATCCGGTCGACAACTGGACCGTCACGACCGCGGACGGCTCGCTCAGCGCCCAGTTCGAGCACACCTGCCTCGTCACGAAGACGGGCGTCGAGATCCTCACCGCGCGGTCGAAGAAGCTTCGGCTGAGCGAAGACGTCGCGATGATCCTTTAG
- a CDS encoding cobalamin ABC transporter substrate-binding protein, with translation MVSCRRLLLSSFVVVTATTLAACGDGPGASDPSRQVSSYQGRHADLFDDSIDPAAVGLDFDKGYAPRLDKALRERTQIGDAVLRVRVATVTAKTDGPEATYQLGLHTVEKLTGKNPPPTDFTLQIDKTSESHGILKNFESRLVGYAFIAFVREFSHGDERTVHFHLAPDTKEVKTAVGDALIMGEFKQ, from the coding sequence ATGGTCTCGTGTCGTCGGCTCCTCCTCTCGAGCTTCGTGGTGGTCACGGCCACCACGCTCGCGGCCTGCGGAGACGGCCCGGGCGCGAGCGATCCGAGCCGGCAGGTCTCGAGCTACCAGGGCCGGCACGCGGACCTGTTCGACGACTCGATCGACCCCGCCGCGGTCGGGCTCGACTTCGACAAGGGCTACGCGCCCCGGCTCGACAAGGCGCTCCGCGAGCGCACCCAGATCGGCGACGCCGTCCTCCGCGTCCGCGTCGCGACGGTGACGGCGAAGACCGACGGGCCGGAGGCGACCTACCAGCTCGGGCTCCACACGGTCGAGAAGCTCACCGGCAAGAACCCACCGCCGACCGACTTCACGCTCCAGATCGACAAGACGAGCGAGTCGCACGGCATCCTCAAGAACTTCGAGAGCAGGCTCGTCGGCTACGCATTCATCGCGTTCGTCCGCGAGTTCTCGCACGGCGACGAGCGCACGGTGCACTTTCACCTCGCGCCGGACACGAAGGAAGTAAAGACCGCGGTCGGCGACGCGCTGATCATGGGCGAGTTCAAGCAGTAA